Below is a genomic region from Streptomyces ferrugineus.
CCAGGCCGTCGCCGTCGAGCGCGCCATGGACGCTTTCGGCCGGGTCGACTACCTGGTCAACAACGCCGGTACCAACCCGGTGTTCGGGCCGCTCGCCGATCTCGACCTGGGCGTCGCCCGCAAGGTCTTCGAGACCAACGTGATCTCGGCCCTGGGCTTCGCGCAGAAGACCTGGCACGCCTGGCAGAAGGACAACGGCGGCGCGATCGTCAACATCGCCTCCGTCGCGGGCATCGCGCCCTCGCCGTTCATCGCCGCCTACGGCGTCAGCAAGGCCGCGATGATCAACCTCACCCAGCAGATGGCGCACGAGTTCGCGCCCAAGGTGCGGGTCAACGCGATCGCCCCGGCCGTGGTGAAGACCAAGTTCGCGCAGGCCCTGTACGAGGGCCGGGAGGCGGAGGCCGCCGCCTCCTACCCGCTGGGCCGGCTCGGCGTGCCCTCCGACATCGGCGGCGCCGCCGCGTTCCTCACCTCCGAGCAGTCGGACTGGATCACCGGCCAGACCCTCGTCGTCGACGGCGGCATCTTCCTCAACGCCGGCGTGGGCTGACACCCGGGACACGACACCGACACCGACACGGGCGCCGCCGGACATCGGCGGCGCCCGTGTCGACGTATCGGAAGATCACTAAACCTCTGACAACGTAGTCACCGGAAGAACGAACAAGTGCTCCGTGAGACAGGAGGTCCAACGGCCGGAACACTGCGGTATCGTCTGCCGACCCTTGGTATGGCAGATCGAGGAGCGTGCGCGTGTTCAACCGGATCCGACGCCTGCGGCAGGTGGCGGCCATCGCGTCCATATCGTCCCTGGTGGCAGGGTGCGGTGTCCTCTCGTCCGATTCGACGGAGGAGGAGGGCCCGATCGTCGTGGGGACGACCGCGGCCCCGAGCACCCTGGATCCCGCCGCGTCCTGGGACAGCTCCTGGGAACTGTTCCGCAACATTTACCAGACCCTGCTGAGCTACCCGCCCGGCTCGACCACCCCCGAGCCCGACGCCGCCGAGAACTGCCGGTTCACCGACAACTCGAACATGAAGTACCAGTGCGAGCTGCGCGAGGGCCTGACCTTCTCCGACGGGCACACCCTCGACGCCAAGGCCGTCAAGCACTCGGTCGACCGCATCCGGAAGATCAACGTCAAGACCGGCCCCGCCGGTCTGCTGGGCAGCCTCGAACGGGTCCAGGTGCTGAACGACCGCGAGGTGGTCTTCCACCTCAACAAGGCCGACGCGACCTTCCCGTTCGTCCTCGCCACTCCCGCCATGTCGATCGTCGACCCCGAGGAGTACCCCGAGGACAAGCTCCGCGAGGGGGGCTCCATCGTCGGGTCCGGTCCGTACACCCTGTCTTCGTACGACGACGGCAACCAGGCCGAGCTCGTCAAGAACGACAGCTACAAGGGCATCGCGGAGCGCAAGCACAGTGCGGTGACCATCCGCTACTACCAGGACTCGCCCACCATGGTCGCCGCGCTGCGCGACAAGAAGCTCGACGTCGCCTTCCGCGGGCTCGCCGCCGACGACATCGTCGACATCCAGGCCGACGACGATGACGACCTCCAGATGATCGAGGGCTCCGGCACCGAGATCAACTACCTGGTGTTCAACCCCAAGGACCCCATGGCCGGCAAGTCCGCCGTCCGCAAGGCCATCGCCCAGGTCGTCGACCGCCCGGCGATCGCCCACAAGGTCTACAAGGACACCGTCGAGCCGTTGTACTCCATGGTCCCCAAGGGCCTGACCGGGCACACCACCGGCTTCTTCGACGACTACGGCGAGCCCAGCACGTCCAAGGCCCGCAAGATCCTCGCCGAGGCCGACATCTCGACCCCCGTCCCGCTCACCCTCTGGTACACCAGCGACCGCTACGGCTCCGCCACCAAGGCGGAGTTCGAGGAGCTGAAGAAGCAGCTCGACGCGTCCGGCCTGTTCGAGATCACCCTCAAGTCCCGCCCCTGGAAGACGTACGTCGAGGGTTACCAGAACGGCGAGTACGCGGTCTTCGGGCGCGGCTGGTTCCCCGACTTCCCCGACGCGGACAACTTCATCGCGCCGTTCGTCGGCGAGCAGAACGCGCTCGGCACGCCCTATCTGGCGCCCAGGATCACCGACGACCTGCTGCCCAACTCCCGTGCCCAGAGCGACCGGGCCAACGTCGTGAAGGACTTCGAGGACGCCCAGCGCATCCTGGTCGACGACGCGCGGCTGCTGCCGCTGTGGCAGGGCCGGCAGTACGTGGCCGCGAGCTCGGAGGTCTCCGGGGCCGAGCGGGCGCTGGACCCGTCGACGATCATGATGGTGGGGGAGCTGTCCCGCAAGACCAGCTGGTAGTCGACGGGATGTGCGGTGGGCGGGGCGATTGTCAGTGGCCGCCTGTAGGTTCGGAGAACTGGAAGTGACCGCTGCGCGGTCGCCCCTCACTGTTCGCCGCACATCGTAAGGAAGTTGACGTGACCGACATCGCCATGCTGCCCGAGTCCTGGCGCGGGGTTCTGGGCGACGAACTGCAGCAGCCCTACTTCAAGGAGCTGACCGAGTTCGTCGAGGAGGAGCGGGCGAAGGGTCCCGTCTACCCGCCGCGCGAGGAGGTCTTCGCGGCGCTGGACGCGACACCGTACGAGAAGGTGAAGGTCCTCATCCTCGGCCAGGACCCGTATCACGGCGAGGGCCAGGGACACGGCCTGTGCTTCTCGGTCCGCCCCGGGGTGAAGACGCCGCCCTCGCTGCGCAACATCTACAAGGAGATGCAGCAGGAGCTCGGCCACCCCGTCCCCGACAACGGCTATCTGATGCCGTGGGCCGAGCAGGGCGTCCTGCTGCTCAACGCGGTGCTGACGGTCCGCGCCGGCGAGGCGAACTCGCACAAGGGCAAGGGCTGGGAGAAGTTCACCGACGCCGTCATCAAGGCCGTGGCCGGCCGGCCCGACCCCGCGGTGTTCGTGCTGTGGGGCAACTACGCCCAGAAGAAGCTCCCGCTCATCGACGAGACGCGGCATGTGGTGGTGAAGGGGGCGCACCCCTCGCCGCTGTCCGCGAAGAAGTTCTTCGGCTCCCACCCGTTCACACAGATCAACGAGGCGGTGGCCCGGCAGGGGCACGAGCCGATCGACTGGCGGATTCCTGACCTGGGCTGATCTTGGTTGGCGGCCACGGTCTCGGCGGCGGGGGGCGGGGGATGTCGGCCGACGGCCGGTTCTTCGCCGGGGGCGAGGCGGGCAGCCGTTGGCCGGATTCGCTGCCGGCGCGCTGATGCCATCCGGGGATGGATCCCTTGCCGGGGGGGCGCCCGTCGACCGGATCCTTCGCTGGGCCGGTGTCTCATGGGGCCGGTCGCGCGCGGGGTGCTTGCTTCGCTGGGCTGGTTCCTCGCGGGCCGGTTCCGCGCGGAGGGGGCTTCCTGCGCTGGACGGTTCCTTGTCAGGTTGGTTCGGGGGCGGAGCCGCGCCTCGTCGGGCGGGCCATGCGGCGGGGTCGTTCTTCGTAGGGGCGGTTTCCGGTCGGGCCGGTTCCGGTGCTGGGTCGGCTCCTCGTCCGGCGGCCTCGCGCGGGGTCGGTTGGGGTCGGTTGGGGGGCGAGCCGCCTTCGCCGGGTGGGCCTCGTGTGGGGTCGGTTATTGGCTGGGGTGGCCTTTGGTCGGGTCGGTTGTGTGCTGGGGCGGCGTCTCGCAGGTTGGTTCTGTGCTGGGTCGCCTCCTCGCTGGGTGGGCTCGTGCGGGGTTGGTTGGGGAAGGCGGGGCCGCCTTCGCCGGTGGGGCTCGTGTGGGGTCGGTTATTGGCGGGAGTGGCCTCCCGGCGGGGCGTACCGCGGCGGTCGGTTTCGCGGTGGGCCGGTGTCTCGCAGGGTCGGTTCCGGTGCTGGGTCGGCTCTTCGCCCGGCGGCCTCGCGCGGGGTGGGTGCTTCGCTGGGGCGGCTTCTCGGTGGGTCGGCTCGCGGGTGGGGCGGTCCCTCGCGGGGTCGGTTTGATGGTGGGCGGTCCCTCGCGGGGTCGGTTTGATGGTGGGCGGTCCCTCGCGGGGTCGGTTTGATGGTGGGGCGGCCCCTCGCGGGGTCGGTTCCATGGTGGGGCGGCCCCTCGCCGGGTAGCCCCTCGCCCGGCCGACCCGCGGTGTGCATGCCCTCCACCGGTTGGCTCTCGCCCGGGGTGGTTCTTCGCTCTGACCAGGCCGGTGTCGTACGGAGCCGCCTGACCGGGATTGTCGGTGGGGGCCGTTAGCGTCGGGAGGAACCCAGCCGACGAGGGCCCGGAGGACGCGGTGGCGGAGCGACAGGAGCAGACGGCGCCGGACGCCGTGCTGACGCGGATCGGGCAGGTGGTGATGCTCCATCACGCCGGGGACCGTGAGGAGGCCCGGCGCCGCCTGCTGGACCTGTGGACGGAGCTCGGCGAGGGCGGCGACCCACTGCACCGGTGCACGCTGGCCCACTACCTGGCCGACACACAGGACGACCCCACGGACGAACTGGCCTGGGATCTGCGGGCGTTGACGGAGGCGGAGGGGGCCAGAAGCGCGGTCGCGGTACGGGCGCTGTACCCCTCGCTGCATCTCAACCTGGCCGCCGACTATGTGAAGCTCGACCGCGAGGAGGCCGCGCGCGTGCACCTGCGGCGGGCGCGAGGGGCGGCGGGGGTGCTGGGGGACGACAGTTACGGGGATGGGGTGCGCGCGGAGATCCGGCGGTTGGAGGGGTGGTTGGGGGAGGGGGTGTAAGGGGAGGCAGCGGGTCGCCCTCACTGTCCGTACGTCTGCTCGCAGATCCTCGACTCGGGGCTGTCCGGCCTCCAGCCGCCGTACTTCCTGCCCAGCGCGCAGATGTCCCCGTTCCCCTGGACCTCCTTGGGCAGCGACGCCGACACGTCGGGGGCCGGGGCGGCGGGCTGTCGTGGAACGTGGGGCGCGGAGTGCTGCGGGCGACGGGGCTCGTGCGGTTCGGGGCGGGAGCGCGCCGGCGGGGATGTGGGGTGTGCCGGTGCCGTGGCGGGCGCGGAGGGGGCGGCCGAGGGCGTGGGGTCCGGGCCGTCGATCAGGGCCAGGGCCTCGCGGGCCGGTGCCTGGACGACCTCGGGTTGCGTGGGGCCGCTCGGCCGGGGAGCCGGTGGCTGGGAGGGTGCCGTCGGTGTGCCGGAGGCCGGCGGGCGCTGGACCGTCGTACAGCCGGCAAGGGCCGAGACGGCCACGGTGACCAGGAGCGTTGCGGTGGTCGTCGTTCGATGCACCCGCGCAACTCTGCTGGTTCGGGCGGCCGTTGGGGCGGGAGACGAGCAGAGGTTGATCCACACGGGTGATCTCCGTCCCCGTACGGGCGGCGCCGGCCCGTCCCGGCTGACGTCAGTCGCCGGTGGCGCCGTCGATGCGCTCGCGGATCAGGTCCGCGTGGCCGTTGTGACGGGCGTACTCCTCGATCATGTGCGTGTAGATCCAGCGCAGGTTGAACTGCTTGCCGGTGCGCCTGCTGCGGCCCTTGGAGAGGTCGTCGAGGCCGAAGCGGGCCGCCTGGTGCCGGGCGGCCTCGATCTCCTCCTGCCAGGTGGAGTGGATCTCCCGCCAGGTGTCCGTCTCGGTGACGCGGAAGTCGCGGTCCGGGTCCTCCTCGGTGAAGAAGAGCGGCTCGGCGTCCTCGTCCGCGAGGACCGTGCGGAACCAGGACCGCTCCACGTCGGCCATGTGCCGCACGAGCCCCATCAGACTCAGCGTGGACGGCTCGACGGCGGCCGTCCGGAGCTGGGCGTCGGTCAGCCCTTCGCACTTCCACGCCAGGGTCTTGCGGTGATAGTCCAGCCAGCCCTCCAGCATGCTGCGTTCGTCGGCGGTGGTCGCGGGCTCCTCGCGTGCGGTCGTCATGCCCGTATCGTTGCTCAACTCATGCCGATTCACCATGAGTTTTCATCCCTGCCGCGCCCGCCGGACTCACCGGACTCACCGGACTCACCGGCCGAACATCCCGCCGAGCAACTCGCGCAGCCCCGCCCGCACCTGCTCCAGGCTCGGCACCTGCGCGCTGAAGGACCCCGCCACGCAGCTGAACATCAGCCCGTCCGCCCAGGCGACCAGGGACAGCGCGTGCCGTTCCGGGGCCGTCGAGCCCAGCGCGGTCACCAGGGCGGTGAGCTGGTCGCGGAAGCGGGCGCCCGTCGCGTCGAAGTAGGCGCGCAGCTCGGGGCGGCGCGTGGCCTCCAGGGCGAGTTCGTAGCGGGCGAGGGTGAGGTCGCGGTTGTGGGTCAGGGCGCGGTGCGTCGCCAGCGCAAGGCCGTCGACCAGTGAGTCCAGGCCGCCCCGCGGGTCAGGCATCTCCTCCAGCGCCAGCACCCGCGCCTCGCGTTCGGCGAGCCGGCGGACCGCCAGTTCCAGCAGGGCCTGCCGGGTGCGCGCCAGGTTGGAGGTGGAGCCCTGCGGCAGCCCGGCCGCCTCGTCGACCGCCCGGTGCGTGAGCCCCCGCATACCGCGCTCGGTGAGCAGGGCGAGGGCGGTGTCGGCGACGAGATCGGCGCGTGCGGCGCCCGCGGAGCGTACGGACATGGAGATCAATCTATCCCTCGCACTACGCCTGTAGTACAGTCGGGCAGGCATGGGTACTACACCTGTAGTCAATTCGGGAGGAAGTCATGGCACGGTCGAGACGGGCCCTCGTCATCGGCGGCGGCATCGGAGGCCTGACCGCGGCGGCCGCACTGCACCAGGGCGGCTGGGACGTCACCGTGCTGGAGCGGGCCCCATCCCTGGAGCCGGTCGGCGCGGGCATCTCGCTCGCCCCCAACTCCCTGCGCGCGCTGGACGTCATCGGGCTGGGAGACGAGATCCGCGACCTCGCGGCCTGGCAGGGCGACGGAGGACTGCGCACCCCGTCCGGGCGCTGGCTCTCCCGCACGGACGCCGCCGTCGTGGCCGAACGCTTCGGCGGCCCTCTCGTCCTCCTGCACCGGGCCACCCTCGTCGACAGCCTCGCCGCACGCCTGCCGGCCCGGGCCGTGCGCACCGGGGCCGCCGCGACCCTCGCCGACCCGGGCGACGCCGACCGGCCCGCGCGCGTGAGCACCCCGGACGGCGACCTGGAGGCCGACCTCGTGGTGGCCGCCGACGGCATCCGGTCAGCCGTACGCCGGGCCCTGTTCCCGCGGCACCCCGGGACCGTCTACTCGGGGTTCACGACGTGGCGGGTCGTCATCCCGGTGCCCGGCGCGCAGTTCGCCTCGCACGAGACCTGGGGCCGGGGCCGCATCTGGGGCTCGCACCCGCTGAAGGACGGCCGCGTCTACGCCTACGCCGCGGCGCTCACGCCCGCCGAGGGACGCGCCCCCGACGACGAGAAGGCCGAACTGCTGCGCCGCTACGGTGACTGGCACGACCCGATCCCCGCGATCCTCGCCGCCGCCCGCCCGGAGGACGTGCTGCGCCACGACGTCCACCGCGTCGCCGAGCCGCTGCCCGCCTTCCACCGCGGCCGGGTCGCACTGGTCGGGGACGCCGCGCACGCCATGGAGCCGATGCTGGGGCAGGGCGGCAACCAGGCCATCGAGGACGCCGTCGTGCTCGCCGCGTACTGCGACGACCTCGGCTCGTACAGCGCGGCCCGCCTCCCGCGTACGACCGCCATCGCCCGGCAGGCCGCGCGGGTCGCCCGCCTCAACCTGATGACGAACCGCGCCGGGATCGCCGTACGGAACACGGCGCTGGCCGCGCTGTCCAAGGCGGCGCCGCTGCTGTTCCTGCGGGGATTCGAGGACATCGCCGACTGGCGGCCGCCGCAGGCGCCGTATGCTGCCGGGAAGACCCCGGCAGGCAACCGTAAGAGGAGAACACCCCGTGAAGGTCGGCTGCATCGGACTCGGTGACATCGCGCAGAAGGCCTACCTGCCGGTGCTCGGCGTGCAGCCCGGGGTCGAACTGCATCTGCAGACCCGTACGCCCGCCACGCTCGCCCGGGTCGCCGACAGCCTCCACCTCCCGGCCGGGCAGCGGCACGCGGACCTCGACTCGCTCCTCGCCCAGGACCTCGACGCCGCCTTCGTGCACGCGCCGACCGTCGCGCATCCCGAGATCGTGACCCGGCTCCTCGAGGCGGGCGTGCCGACGTATGTCGACAAGCCGCTCGCCTACCGGCTCGCCGACTCCGAGCGGCTGGTGACGCTCGCCGAGCGGCGGAACGTGAGCCTCGCCGTCGGCTTCAACCGGCGCTACGCCCCCGGCTATGTGCAGTGCGCCGACCATCCGCGCGAGCTGATCCTGATGCAGAAGAACCGGATCGGGCTGCCGGAGGAGCCGCGCGCGATGATCCTCGACGACTTCATCCACGTCGTCGACACGCTGCGCTTCCTGGTGCCCGGCCCCATCGACGACGTCACCGTGCGCGCCAGGGTCGAGGGCGGGCTGCTGCACCATGTCGTGCTCCAGCTCGCCGGGGACGGATTCACCGCGCTCGGCGTGATGAACCGGCTCAGCGGCTCGGCCGAGGAGATCCTGGAGGTCTCCGGGCAGGACACCAAGCGTCAGGTTCTCAACCTCGCCGAGGTCGTCGACCACAAGGGCCAGCCGACCGTGCGGCGGCGCGGGGACTGGGTGCCGGTGGCCCGGCAGCGCGGCGTCGAGCAGGTCGCGCTGGCCTTCCTCGACGCCGTACGCGCCGGAAAGGTGCTCAGCGCCCGCGACGCACTGGCGACCCATGAGTTGTGCGAACGGGTGGTACGCGCGGTTCAGGAGCGGGCCGCCTGAGCCGGGACCGCAGCGTCCGTACGCCCTCGCCCGCGCACCAGGCGGCCATGATCAGCAGCGCCGCCAGGAACGGCCAGTCACCGAAGCGGACGTACGGAGTGGTGCCGGCGGACAGCGGCACCTCGTAGACCGCGCTGGTGCGCTCGCTCGTCGCCAGCCAGGAGCCGATGCGCTGGCCGCCCGGCCCGTACACGGCGGAGACACCGGTCAGCGTCGCGTGCACCATCGGCCGCCCGGTCTCGGCGGCGCGCAGCGCGGCGAGCGAGGCATGCTGCTCCGGGGCCCAGCTCTGCTGGAACGTCGATGTCGCCGACTGGGCGATCAGCACCTCGGCGCCGTCGTCCACGAGGTTGCGGCTCATGTCGGGGAACGCGGACTCGAAGCAGACCATCGGGCCGATGCGCAGCCCGTGCCCGGCGTCCATCACGACCTGCTGTGTGCCGCGCCTGCGGTCCTCGGCGGCCGCCTTGCCCACGGAGGTGGCCCAGCCCAGCATCGAGCGCAGCGGTATGTACTCCCCGAAGGGGACCAGCCGCATCTTGTCGTAGCGGGCGCCGGTCGGGCCGTCCGGGCCGACGAGGATCGAGCTCTTGTAGATGCCGGGCTTGTCGGAGCGCCGCGCGTCCACGTTGACCAGGATGTTCGTCCCCGTCTCGCGCGAGAGTGCCGCGAGCCGCCGGGCGAAGTCGGGCCGGTCGCCGAGGTCGAAGCCGACGCTGCTCTCGCCCCAGACGATCAGGTCGGCGCCCTGGCCGGCCAGCTCGCGGGTGAGTTGCACCTCCCGGTCGAAGCGCCGGTCGGCCTTGCCCGTGCCCTCGATGACGCCGGGCTGCACCACGGCGATCCGGACCCGGTTCTCGACGTCGGGGCGCGGGGACCACACCCAGGCGGCCGAGGTGGCCACGGCCGTGGCGGTCAGCCCGGCCAGCGCCGGCACCCGGGAGGAGCGCACCGTCACCAGCACGGCGACCGCGACATTGACGGCGACTGTCAGGAAGCTGATCAGCCACACCCCGCCCACCGAGGCCAGCCGCAGCGCGGGCTCCACCTGCCACTGACTGGAGCCCAGCACGCCCCACGGCCCGCCCAGCCCCTGCCAGGAGCGGACCAGCTCGACCAGCAGCCAGCCGGACGGCAGCACGAGGAGCGCCGCCGCAACCCGGCCCGGGGACGGGCCGGGCGAGGCCAGGAAGCGGCGCACCAGCCAGCCCCAGGGGGCCCACAGGGCGCCGAGGAGGGCGGCGATGACGAACGTGAAGACATGCAGGTTCGGCAGCAGCCAGTGGTGCATCGCCAGCATGAAGCCGAACCCGCCCCACCAGCCGTCGTACAGCGCCCGCTTGGCGGTCGGCGCGGTGCGGATCAGCGCGATCCACGGGACCAGGGCGACGTACGCGAACCACCACAGCGACGGCTCGGGAAAGGCGAGCACGGGCAGCGCACCGGCGAGCATGGCGGCGGCAGAGCGCCGCCATGGCGAGGTGAGCCAGTGGCCGATCCTCTTCATGCGGCGCCTCCCTGCCCCGTGGTCCTTCCAGTGTGCTCGCAGGCACTGACAGCGGGACAGTGGGCGTCCACTCAGTCGATCACGGCGGGCGCGGTCCGCTCGGGCAGCCGGCGCCATTTCTCCTGGACGATCACCTCGCGCAGCCGCCAGCCGTCGTACGTCCGCAGCAGCCCGAAGGCGTACCGGCCGCCGCACACGAAGTCGGGCGCCGAGGAGCCCTCGCCGTCCCCGGCGAACCGCATCGGATTGACGTAGTCGGCCTGCACCTTCGCCGTGTCACCGGTGTCCTGCTCCAGCACCCCGAAGCGCACCCGCCGGTTGACGATGAGATGCTGCCGCATCGAGAACACCCGCAGACTCTCCGCGAGCCACGCGGCGACGCTTGCGGCGTCCCCCTCGATCCCACCGGCCGATCGGTAGTCCGCGCGCCCGTCGGCGGTGAACAGACTCCGGTAGACCGCCCAGTCGCCGTCGTCCACGGCCACCGCATAGTCGGTGATCACCCCGTCGACCGCCATCCGGTCCCTCAGGGTGGCGAGTTCCACACGCTGCGTCATCGGCTCAGTGTTGAGCATGAGGCGTACGGAGCCAAGAGGGCGTACGGCGGTATTCGGCGGAGGGGTGGGGCCGGTCGAGCGGATCCGCGCACCGGTGAGGTGCGGCGCGAGCGGCGACGACGTCTTCATCATGACAGCCATGACGGCTCGGAGACCGTTTGCGTGGGGCCGAAGGTACAGCTCAGCAGCCTTGCCCGGCCTCATCGCCGCGGAGGCCGCCGGTCTGCGGGAGAGGGGCACAACAGATCCTCGCGGGCATCTTCCGGCCGTGGTGGACCTGCACCGAAGGCTCACCATCGGGTCGGCCGTCCACCGGGAGCGACGCAGCTACCGCATCCTCAAGCCGATCCGCCCGCTCTTCCTTCACCGAAGGTGTGGCGCTTGCGCGTCGTCTGGCCGACGCGGCGGGCGTGGGGAGGGCCGCAAAGCGCTGGGGCGAGCCTTGACCGACCGTTCCCTGTTCCTGGGCGCCGCCCAGCAGTACGGCGAGGTCCATGACGACTATTGCGAGGTCGTCGACTTGCTCGGCTGATGAGTCACCGGTGCGGGATCAACCGGGGCGTCAGGCCCAGGATCCCTTCAAGCGGCCTCGATGACCTCACCGCGGATGGCGGCCGCCCACTCGACGACCAACAGCTCGTACTCCGCGCGCTCCTGAGCGGACAGCGAGCCGCCCGCGCGCAGCCACAGGGCACGGATCTCCTCGTTCACCTCGGCAGCAGACCGCACGGAACCAGGGCCTAAGGAATGGGGGGACATGCGGACAAGCCTAGGGGCAAGGACTGACAGCGCGCTACCGGACGGCTACGCACAACGTATGTGATTGGTCACGGATTTCGGCGGGGGCGTTTGGGAGGGCGCCCCTGCTGACTCGTGGGTCAGATGTGTCAGCCCGACGACTCCGCAGCGTGCGGGCTCAGAACGCCCGTCGTCACCAGGGCGATGATGACTATGCCGAGCGCGATGCGGTACCAGACGAACGGCATGAAGCTCTTGGTCGAGATGAACTTCATGAACCAGGCGATGACCGCGTAGCCGACCGCGAAGGCGATCACCGTGGCGAAGATGGTCGGGCCCCAGGAGACGTGGTCGCTCTCCATCGCGTCCTTGAGCTCGAAGAGACCGGAGGCGAGCACGGCGGGGATCGCGAGGAGGAAGGAGTAGCGGGCCGCGGCCTCGCGCTGGTACCCCATGAAGAGGCCGCCGCTGATGGTCGCGCCGGAGCGGGAGACGCCGGGGATGAGCGCCGCGGACTGGCACAGGCCGAAGATCAGGCCGTCCTTGACGTTCAGGCTCTCCAGTGACTTGCGCTGCTTGGCGGCGCGGTGCCGTCCGCCCGTCTCGTCGCGGGCCGCCAGCCGGTCGGCGACGCCGATGACGATGCCGACGACGATCAGCATCGTCGCGGTGATGCGCAGATCGCGGAACGGGCCCTCGATCTGGTCCTTGAGCGTCAGGCCGAGCACACCGATCGGGATCGAGCCGACGATCACCAGCCAGCCCATCTGCGCGTCGTGGTCCCGCCGCAGCTCCTTGTTCGTCAAGGACCGCAACCACGCCGAGATGATCCGCCCGATGTCCTTGCGGAAGTAGATCAGCACCGCGGTCTCCGTGCCGATCTGGGTGATCGCGGTGAAGGCCGCACCAGGGTCCTCCCAGCCCGAGAACGCCGCGGTCAGCCGCAGATGCGCGCTGGAGGACACGGGGAGGAACTCGGTCAGCCCCTGGACGAGTCCGAGGATGAGTGATTCAAACCAAGACATGAAGTTACGGAGTCCAAGTGCTGATCGAGACAAGGGATGACGGTGGACACCGCGTCGGCGGCGCAGTGATCGCGGGTGTCGAGGGGCAGCGTAGCGCCCCGCGATGACAGCCCCGGCACAGGGGGCTGGGCAGTCGCTCGCCCCACTCTCGCCATACCGGTGTTGACCTGCGGTGGGGCCGCCGCTTACGTTGCTGCGGGCCGAAAGCGCTTGCTGTCGTCGGCGCGCTCGTCACCCGCTGCTCGTTGTCCGCGTCCCGGAGGAGTCCGATCCCGTCCATGGCTGCATCCGAGACCGCCCCGCTCACCGGCCGCCGCCTCCGGGTCGCCGTGATCGGCACCGGCGCCATCGCGCGCGACTCCCATCTGCCCGCGCTCGCCAGGCTCGCCGAAGAGGGCGAGACGGAGCTCGTCGCGGCCGTGGACATCGACGCGGCGTCGGTCGAGTCCTTCCGTGCCGAGGCCGGCGGGGCGCTTCGCGGCTACACCGACCTCGACCGGATGCTCGGCGAACAGCGGCCCGACCTGGTCGTCATCTGCACGCCGCCCACCCTGCACCGCGACCAGACCGTCGCGGCGCTGCGGGCCGGCGCCTGGGTGTGGTGCGAGAAGCCCCCGGTGCCCAGCCTCGCCGAATTCGACGCCATCGAGGCCGAGGAGGGCCGAAGCGGCGGCCCGTACGCCTCGATCGTCTTCCAGCACCGGTTCGGCTCGGGGACGCGGCACGTACGGCGGCTGCTCGCCGAGCGGTCCATGGGGCGACCGCTGGTCGCGCACTGCCAGACCACCTGGTACCGCGACACCGCCTACTACGCCGTGCCCTGGCGCGGCCGCTGGCGGACCGAGGGCGGCGGGCCCGCGATGGGGCACGGCATCCATCAGATGGATCTGCTGCTCGATCTGCTCGGGCCGTGGAGCGAGGTGCGCGCCATGGCCGGCCGGCTGGTGCACGACGTCGAGACCGAGGACGTCTCCACCGCGCTCGTGCGCTTCGCGAACGGTGCGATGGCGACCGTCGTGAACAGCGTGCTGAGCCCCGACGAGGTCAGCCGCATCCGCATCGACTGCGAACGCGCCACCGTCGAACTCACCCACCTGTACGGGCACCGCAACGACAGCTGGCGCATCGCCCCGGCCCGCGACGTGCCGGACGCCGAGGCCGCCGCCTGGCAGGACTTCGGCGCGGACGTGCCCAGTTCGCATCTGGCGCAGCTGCGGGAGCTGGTCGCGAGCATGCGCGCGGGGGAGCGCCCGCGCAGCAGCGGCGCCGACGGGCGGACGAGCCTGGAGCTGATCGCCGCCCTGTACAAGTC
It encodes:
- a CDS encoding SDR family oxidoreductase: MTELPALSGKVALVTGASRGIGYGVAEALVARGDRVVITGRGEDALKEAVERLGADRAVYVAGKAHDEAHQAVAVERAMDAFGRVDYLVNNAGTNPVFGPLADLDLGVARKVFETNVISALGFAQKTWHAWQKDNGGAIVNIASVAGIAPSPFIAAYGVSKAAMINLTQQMAHEFAPKVRVNAIAPAVVKTKFAQALYEGREAEAAASYPLGRLGVPSDIGGAAAFLTSEQSDWITGQTLVVDGGIFLNAGVG
- a CDS encoding ABC transporter substrate-binding protein produces the protein MFNRIRRLRQVAAIASISSLVAGCGVLSSDSTEEEGPIVVGTTAAPSTLDPAASWDSSWELFRNIYQTLLSYPPGSTTPEPDAAENCRFTDNSNMKYQCELREGLTFSDGHTLDAKAVKHSVDRIRKINVKTGPAGLLGSLERVQVLNDREVVFHLNKADATFPFVLATPAMSIVDPEEYPEDKLREGGSIVGSGPYTLSSYDDGNQAELVKNDSYKGIAERKHSAVTIRYYQDSPTMVAALRDKKLDVAFRGLAADDIVDIQADDDDDLQMIEGSGTEINYLVFNPKDPMAGKSAVRKAIAQVVDRPAIAHKVYKDTVEPLYSMVPKGLTGHTTGFFDDYGEPSTSKARKILAEADISTPVPLTLWYTSDRYGSATKAEFEELKKQLDASGLFEITLKSRPWKTYVEGYQNGEYAVFGRGWFPDFPDADNFIAPFVGEQNALGTPYLAPRITDDLLPNSRAQSDRANVVKDFEDAQRILVDDARLLPLWQGRQYVAASSEVSGAERALDPSTIMMVGELSRKTSW
- a CDS encoding uracil-DNA glycosylase: MTDIAMLPESWRGVLGDELQQPYFKELTEFVEEERAKGPVYPPREEVFAALDATPYEKVKVLILGQDPYHGEGQGHGLCFSVRPGVKTPPSLRNIYKEMQQELGHPVPDNGYLMPWAEQGVLLLNAVLTVRAGEANSHKGKGWEKFTDAVIKAVAGRPDPAVFVLWGNYAQKKLPLIDETRHVVVKGAHPSPLSAKKFFGSHPFTQINEAVARQGHEPIDWRIPDLG
- a CDS encoding DinB family protein; amino-acid sequence: MTTAREEPATTADERSMLEGWLDYHRKTLAWKCEGLTDAQLRTAAVEPSTLSLMGLVRHMADVERSWFRTVLADEDAEPLFFTEEDPDRDFRVTETDTWREIHSTWQEEIEAARHQAARFGLDDLSKGRSRRTGKQFNLRWIYTHMIEEYARHNGHADLIRERIDGATGD
- a CDS encoding TetR/AcrR family transcriptional regulator, with protein sequence MSVRSAGAARADLVADTALALLTERGMRGLTHRAVDEAAGLPQGSTSNLARTRQALLELAVRRLAEREARVLALEEMPDPRGGLDSLVDGLALATHRALTHNRDLTLARYELALEATRRPELRAYFDATGARFRDQLTALVTALGSTAPERHALSLVAWADGLMFSCVAGSFSAQVPSLEQVRAGLRELLGGMFGR
- a CDS encoding FAD-dependent monooxygenase — translated: MARSRRALVIGGGIGGLTAAAALHQGGWDVTVLERAPSLEPVGAGISLAPNSLRALDVIGLGDEIRDLAAWQGDGGLRTPSGRWLSRTDAAVVAERFGGPLVLLHRATLVDSLAARLPARAVRTGAAATLADPGDADRPARVSTPDGDLEADLVVAADGIRSAVRRALFPRHPGTVYSGFTTWRVVIPVPGAQFASHETWGRGRIWGSHPLKDGRVYAYAAALTPAEGRAPDDEKAELLRRYGDWHDPIPAILAAARPEDVLRHDVHRVAEPLPAFHRGRVALVGDAAHAMEPMLGQGGNQAIEDAVVLAAYCDDLGSYSAARLPRTTAIARQAARVARLNLMTNRAGIAVRNTALAALSKAAPLLFLRGFEDIADWRPPQAPYAAGKTPAGNRKRRTPREGRLHRTR